Below is a window of Impatiens glandulifera chromosome 2, dImpGla2.1, whole genome shotgun sequence DNA.
CGGTTAAGATTAACCCCCATCACACTAATCATCATCAACTACtttcatttattcattcattcaagGCCCGCCTCCTCCATAGTGCTGAACAAATCTCGTCTCTCCGGCTCCTGGGACCCCGGCGTTGGCCCCCGGAGCTGCTCTTGGATCCCCATTAATATGTTGTCCCTGAAACTTGGGTTTTTTACCAAAGTCAAATTCAAAATCCCCATGCCCACGTCCAGCGGGTCGTGGTCCATTCTTACTCTCAGCCTTACTCATGGGCATCTTGGGTACCGGACCTAGACGACCCGGCGGCCCCCCTTTACCGAGTCCGAATTCGATATCCCCGTCTTTCGGGTGAACAGAGTGGCTCTGTTTGAGACTCTTTTGGTCATTCTTCTTCCCCTTTTTGGGGTTGTTGGAAGCCGGCTTGGGGTGTCGGCTGCAGAAGCGTCCGAGAAAGCAGGCGAGGAGGGAGATGACAATGATGACCGACAGGACAATGAAGACCGATCCAAAGGACccggttgttgttgttgtacgGGGATTCGAATAAGGTCTAGTAATTGTTTGGGCGGCGGGTTCTCCATATGGGTATAACAGAgtcggtggtggtggtggtagCAGCTGCTGCTGCTGATCATAAGACATGTCAAGGGATTTCGTGGAATTAGGAATTGAATTATTAGTGAAAGATAacttgttaataataataataatattagggAAACACTGGAATATGTTCTTTGAGTGGAGACTAAGGAAAGGAAAGGATATTATAAGTAACAATAGTAAGTAAGAAGTGGGAGGAGCAACAAGATTAATTAATAGCAGCAAGCCAAGCCAAGCCAAGCCAAGCCAGCAAGGAGATttagaggagagagaatattataAGGCCCTGTTTGTTTGAAGTGCATGTccttaatttcaaatatatatattaactcaattcaattattttttattaatatattgcatcatttaaaattataaatttttattttcttaaatgattcatgtatattaaaaatgttaaaagaaaataaaagtatattatactttattttaaataaatataatttattatatcttttatacaataaatattatatattttgtttaaaatgaaaaattattataatgtacaAGTGAGTGAAGTATGAAAATCTCATGACCCGGCCAccagctagctagctagctaattGCATATATAATTAGATTGAACAAAAGtcacttaattaattagtatgcaaataattaattaattttgaattaccTAGCTAGGTAAGattgtttaagaaaaataaataattatgtatttgatttaaataaccctaactaaagaattaatttgttgatggttaaaaagaagagaaatgaaTGAATTGAATGAGCATGAAAAGAGGAGCTGATTTCTTTAATAAAGATGGAGGGAGGGAGAGACAAGGAAAAAGAGAAATATTCTTGGTTGTCCTTTTACTGCTGGAAGGAAGGAAGGATTGAAGGAATGAAGGAAGAAAAGAAAGGaattcgatgatgatgatgatcggCTTCGTTTGGAGAgaaagtaaaagtaaaagtaaaagtaaaagtaaaagtaaaagtaaagcaagctaataattaattaatcttgaAAGATCGCCATCTCCCTTCCTAGCTAATTCCTTCCTCTGTCGGTcgtgaaataataataatagcaacAACTCATCATGCATGATGTCTTCAATCCTGATCTCATTACAGacaaattaacaatttaatGCATGCAAATGTCTCACTCATCACTACATTATTagcaattttaaataatccaagaCCAAACACTTGTtaacatcatatatataaatatatatattcattacaAAGTTTTTATGAGAGACAGTaccatttaatattatttccaTTCAAACAAGCTTCTAATATTGagatttaattaatcatatatatatatatatatatatatatatattaaaaaaaagggaAAGGAAAGCATTTGAAATTTGGTTTGTTTCTACATTCATTTatctagatatatatatataaaaaaaatatttgcaaATGGGACCATATATGAGTGGAATTGgggacaaaataaaaataataataataataataataataataataataacatgatCGATGTAGTTTCCCAAGAAATGATCTTATGATGAAACAAAGTAATGAGGAGAATGCAGTAGTACGTactatactttattattttgtttggtttgtccAACCGATCTGTCTTTTTTATTCTTTGCTTTTTGACAGAGCCATCCCTCCCTCCCTCTGCTTGTGAACTCAGCTAAGCTACGgagggaatatatatataatatatatattaaccgataaatattcttttattctttgtaaatatatatatatatatatatatatatatattaaaaactgtAGATACAGGTGATTATATATGTCCCCAATCCCACTAGAGTGGAAGGGAGTCCCATTATTGGATTGGTGGTGGATCCTACCGACCAATGTGACCGTGAcacacatacatacatacatacattaTTCTCATCAAAATGATTGATTGCATGTAGAGTAGATCATTCATTCCACTGCACTAAAACTTTGCATTTTTTTTCACTTAACTTATAAGAGGTGTGTTTACAAATTCAACCAATTGAGACATTAATTgttatcaatttaatttatttatgaaagtAATTAATGCATGCAATTCTAAGACATAATAGGTAATATACCATTAATATTATTGGGCCGGCCTGACCAGGTGAAGTTatggaatgaaaaaaaaaaaactaaaaaaaaacacCTGTTTGTGTTAAGTCTATATAATGTGATAAGGATTagtacatatttatattattaatagaaTGTAGTTCAAGGGGGCTTCTTTACATGTGACTTgtttaagaagaagaagtgattaCGTACTGGGacggagccaggatgaaaaattacctggggctgactccaacttgtatctcagatttaactttctatgttccgcttttttttcaataaaattttcacgattattagaagatggaaactcgtcatgccctctcaatgcacacgttTGCAAAGTGAGCCATCGAGTGCTTTCAATAATTGTTGTAaaccgtaatctgttattttgtttttcatctgaagactgtgcatttagtactttgtcaatatgacaaggatattcattagattatcaagatattcaactgccctattatgtggtgaaatattatatcctatatgcataacaaaagaacatttatcctcatcattaactcgttttcaatatttgaatccatctattgtaaatgtaggtttttggggttgcttatgttaaaacaagaaacatgggaaacaaaaagcagcatctttcaaaggagagtattttaaccaagtaaatttcttaaaccaatgactttggaaccgtcgattttgatttccaaatttggtcggcgggtactcatccttaataggttgatatgacctcatcttgatataagctcgtctaatttcaaccctttgattaaaatgatatttccatatcagaatacgtaatgttggatcaagtttaagagaacttacatcaacatcaattctaggagatttgttaagttcttgagtagggatatcaaattctttattttaacttgtgtattaatattaatttatatttttcttaaaattttttgaaatagtttaaaattaagaaatataaaacactattattattattttaatttttatattttacctttataaataatttgtattattaattatattgaaataaataaaaaataatgtataattattatataaatataattttaaaataaataatattattatatgatttacaaaattttatatataaataaaataagttaaagatGAGGCTAGCCCATGGGTGGCTCTGCCCCCTCATTACCTACCATTGATTGTCCTTATTTGTCCCTTTTGTAACGTTCTTAAGGAGTTGATATCTCTCAATATACTTCTTAGTTGTCATTTGTCAGAAATTATGAGAATTAATTGTTCTTAATCAACGTCATGCCAAATTAAGAAGAAGTTATGggtatattattttaaaaaagcagtaattaaatcttttttaaaaaaaaataacaattgtATAGAATtccaataatattattaacctTTGGAGCTAACGAACCGGTCGTCATGTGAATTATATGCtgtaaaaagtaatatatatatatatataatgatgcttaatttttaaagtgttcggattgtcgggtcgagagcggtggttaatttagatatatgtgagagtaaatggatatttgggtcggattgtaggttgacctgCACATAAAATTTtgccgtaatatttttttcacgggtttttatattattattcgtgcaaatgctCGGAATACATactaattttgttaattatataattaacaaacTAATTAAAGCATTCAAAAGACTAACTGTAGTAGAATTTGACACAAACCCACATATCTTCTATGTATCAATGAAGCGCTATCTTAAGCTAGAATgaagttaataattaattagccATACACATGAATTTTAATAATGCAACTTTTAATTAGCTAGGTCCTGCAGGTCTCAACTCTTAATTAGTTATAAGTAACTCTTGAAGTTGGAATTAATTTgagctaattaattaattaattaaagtaatttccactaaattaatataaatacgGTCTTCCGGCCGGTCTTTCGGCCGGTCTTCACgttgaaacatatatataaattaaaggtgaaaaacattatcaaaataaaGAGTAAGATAAACAGATACAAAAAGCAAGATGCCGCGTTTGAATAGTagtactatatataatatagaaatttaaCTTAGTTTctatacaattaaatattttaaattcaatatgtGACAATTAAAAGTATTAGTGTCACTTCAATGAAAAAGTGGAACACCTACCTAGCGTTTcttctaaaaacaaaaaataataataattaatagttcaACCAAATAAGTGATGACCGCTATCAACATTTGAGATATGATTATAacaatacatttattattaaatataaattgataaaataacaaTGGTTtagcataaaaataattaactttattgaataaaattttatatatttttttattgaaggcCAAACTCCTCATAATTATTAAggattaatgaaataaaatttataatttttttttttttttttgtcaaagtagccattagataaatattaataataataataatatttttaaaagattgaaatatattactttaatattaattattttttaataaaatattatttattataaaatattatttaaatataaagaaaataaataaatttaaaagataaaaaaatacttataaattataaaaacactaaaataataatataaaaattctaaaaaataagtaaatttcaaataatataatcaaacaaaaataaaataaatattatctaaagtctctttctttctctcttaaacaatatttcaaaaaatcccaattataaattaaaaaataaaaattaatcattgtttattaaaagaggctaaatgagacaatttttgataataaatacgttaaataatcttttattagtacatacgtctaagtaactatttgtacaagtacatacgtctaagtgagttttttttctaaaataaaatatttaagtaaaggataattttaatatttaaatagataaaaataattaattaaataggtgTAGTAATTATTgagttttagaataaaaatatgattttattgcaataactaaatataaaaaaagtctTTAGTGAGTAATAGAGATTCTTTATCAAGCCACACATGGGATAAATATAATCCATGTAAATCGGATAAATTATCAAAACGAAAGAAATGacacattattaaataaaatatatatttttttaatttctatgattttttaagtaaatttaaataactttttattagtacataagtgaggtaattatataaatacatacgtttaaattatattttcccCTAGTTATTAGGGATATTTTGGACATAATAGTTTTAAAActgatttttcttttagttGTATTAAAcatggttatttaaaaaaaaaacaaataaaactcaAAACCCCTCTCCTATAAAACAAGCACTAaactatatatacatacatgtTCTTTTTTTAGATTCTTTTAATAACTCAACCTTCTAATcaattataatatcaaaattatcttttacttgttattttattttatattaacaaaaattaatactaatttatgtatagttttctaaatatttattttattgtattttaatataaataaagttattaaaaaaaatacattaatatgtGCAATTATGGATGACAATAGATACCTATATATTCGACAACCCTAGATATACTCGATAGTCGAGTttgagtattttaaatcgggtttggtATCGGGAATAGAGAATGAAAAGAATTACCTGATCTGATCTGCCGATcaaatttgagataaaaaatgTACAAAACTCAAACTAGGACCTGTCCTGGGTATATCAGGCTTAAATAAAGCAACCTATGCTGCATAGTTACCTTCCACTTTTATAGGAttcctattttttaatatttaataatattaaattattaaatttttttctcttatttctcctttactattaaatatatattatacaatatatatatatcttttttttttattttttttaatctattattttcttattatattatattaactatttaaatctcattttatataattaaacttttaattttttttaccattttaagagctccaaaatttaaatttgcattggCCCCATGTTTTCAAAGGCATCTCCATACccaatatcaaaattttaatattaaagtttaaaataacatttcaaaATCAACATCATCACAATTATtagaaatttataataaatattatttattttattcatacatataCAACTACACACTCATCGACTCTTAATCTcaaattttttatcaataaaatactTTATCTCTCTAATCACTCTCCACCCTTCACAAATTTGTTCAAGTATCTCttattttaacctttttaatatttacaaaattattatattttttttacttataagtaatatttttatttgtgtttttaatatttcatatgtttagaaaataataaatagaaatttatatttttaatcggGTAATATAATAATCCTCAGAGATATCTTTCTATTCAGGGTGAATAATTCACTACTCGACAAGTATAGTACCATTGCCATCCCTATGTAGAATTGCAGGAatagtaataaaattttaaaaacggaattttttctaatttcgATCAAACAAGGTATTTTTGGGCAAAGCCAAGTTCACATCCAAATAATCCAGACGATGATAATAGGAATTGTTTGAGGagatgattttgaatttttacaggatttttttctaaaaaaaaaaaattagtttgataaatatttttataaatttagtttttggattaaattatcaaaatattttatatttaaattttttctgtCTTATTATTTTAGAGTTAAtggataattttgatattaaatatataatagagtgatggattaaaacaaaaattcataaaatcatatatataaaaagaaacaaattaacAAACATCAAATCATAGATCTTTCCTTGATTCTTctctctttattattatttatcattttaaaataaaatcattaagttaaaagattaaatataaataataatttgagaaaGGATAGAGAGCACTACTTTGGGAGAACGACTCGTACAACGAAAGTGACCTTGttgttatacgaaagtgacaTCACTGTTATATAAAAGAGACCTCGtcccttttgtataacaacgaggtcttttgtataacaacgaggtcttttgtataacaacgaaATCACTTTCGTATAACAACGATGTCACTTTCGCTGTACGAGTCGTTTTCCACCAAAGTAGTGCTCCCAAtcattattctaataatattatgGTTTGGTGATGCagttaaaacaaattaacaTCATGATAAATATGGTACACTAGCTAATTAATTGTCAGATAAATTTGTGTaggttaataatatatttgcgattatatatatatatatatttagtttgtaCTTGCTTGGTTGGTTGGAGTAAAAAATCTCAAGAAAATGTCTAAAGACAATGGAGGAGGTTGTCTTCTCCCCGCAGCCGCAGGGACTACTATATATCTGATTCGTAGCATTAATGGTGttcaagtaattaattattaattagtgtTCGTTCCTCTCTCTTTagcttcttaattaattatatatcttcttaataccattaattaattaatatcgtTTAAGGAAAAGTTATCATCGCTGCTAGCTGCTTCACTCTGTtgtatctatctatctatcgaCACTCTCCGGGACAACttctagaagaagaagaataggggttataaacttgaaatagtctatactatatatatatatatgatcccCAATGAGGCAATGAAGCAGATCGATATTGATGAGGAGTACTTCCTCCTCGTTGTATGATGAGCTAGCTgccatatataattaattattgttgatGGTTCCACTAGTACTTATAAATGGAAATGATCAGTTGTGGATTGAATCAACCAGACGCATTTTCAATGCCAAGGAGGAATGAATGGTAGTTATTGGGCCGAATGGGATATTGAGGAAGGTCATCACAATTCACAAGGCATGGCTGCAGGGAAGTACGTACGTACGTACGTACGTACGTACTTGTGATGTCGTTTGGGGGCCGGACGTGCATGCATGGTTACCCTTTTACTTACAGATCGAggagctagctagctagctagagaTATTGGTGATCATCAAGGAATGATCCATGTCTCCATCCACGAGCAcgagctagctagctagctagctagctagctaggtgATGAGTTTTATTGAAATTGGCAGGCACGTACGTACGTACAAATGTGCTTAATTAATTTCTACGTACGTGCTACGtgaagagtatatatatatatatatgcatggtTTGAAAATGACAACGGGCTTTCAGCTGTCAACATCAACGTCATTTTGTTAATTACTCacccaaaattaaattaatgtacGCATGCAGCAGAGATGAAAAAGAACAAGTGTCAACAGTGTTACAATTAAAATccacaattaaaattttctaacatACCAATAAACTGAAATccacaattaaaattttctccAATTGTGTCAACAGTTACAATtatactcttttttttataaactaatcGAATTTCTTTAActtatacaaattttatttataaatatttttaattgtaaagAAAAATTGATGCTGCCCACGGACGGAAGCCGAAACAAAAGAAGGCGTTAATTAACTAACCCGTAACGACTATAGGCGCCATTTCAGGCTGCCAAATATGCATTACTAGTCTCCAAGAATTTTGTGATCGGGTTTTGTTCTAGGAAACAAAAAagaattctctctctctctttctccccttctcctcctccttcctAGACGACGACTGGacatgtaattaattattaaattagtttgttCATCGGAATTTAAAGCTGGATTTTCTTCTTCCCCTAAACCGACCGAGAGAGCTCGTGGGGATTGATTGATTCATTCATCCATTCCTAGATAGATAGATAGCTAGCTAGGGcagtaattaattaagatacAGGATTCATTTCATtgatcatataattattttttataagttatgTAGAAGAAGAAATTCCCCGTTTAATTtgctaattaataataataataatcatgatgcatcatcatcatcatcaagcgGCCGGGTCGTCGACGTCGGTCCCGCATTATCTATCTCCTCAGCAGCGACAAGACAATTTGGTTTACCCTCCCCCACCCCCTCaaccatctccatctccatctcctcCGCCTCCCCCTCATCATCTAACGACGGCGGCCAGTAGCCCTAATTATCCATATCCTCCCATACCCGGCCCCTCTCTTCTCGAACCGTCGCCACCGCAGAAGGAGCAGCAGCTGCAGCTGCAACCCTACCACCAGCCACAGgcgcaacaacaacaacaacaacaacagcagcagcagcagcaacaggCATATGGATGGGCCAACCCAGATTTCAACCCTCCACCCCCTCCCTTGTATCCCGAGATCCGCCAAAGCTGGTCTACCGGATTATGTGATTGCTGCGATGATACCAATAGCtgtatgcatgcatgcatgcatgcgcgcaattattatatatttattaataaactatttaattcatttcacatatatatatatatatatatttattctcatgatcaatttacatatatatatatactgcaGGCTGCTTGAGCTGTTTCTTTCCTTGTGTTGTGTTTGGAAAAATAGCAGAGATCATTGATGAAGGAAATACAagtaagttaattaattaattattattattattatatgtaagatgcatgcatgcatgcatgggTAGATAAATGTGTTGGGTTGTGCAGATTGTACGTCACACTGTACAATATTCTCTATATTGTCATGCCTGTTATATCCTACGATTTACAGCGCTTATCTATACGGAGGGCAAGCTTGTTGTGGTATGGAAGGAGAAGCTTTGTCGGTTCTAGCTTGGTACTCTGCTCCATTTCCTTACACTTGCTTCTTTCGCCAGAGATTGAGGCGAAAGTATTATCTCAGGGAAGCCCCTCTTTGGGATTGGGTTGCCCACTTCTTTTGTATGCCTTGCTCTCTTAGCCAAGAGTACCGAGAGCTCCAAACTCGTGGCTTCCTAGTATCCGCAGGTAGgtattctttctttctttctttcactcttcttaatttctaattaattcattcattcattcgtacattaattaattaattaggttggGAGCAGAATGTCGAGAATCAAAGTCGGGGTTTGTCAATGGCTCAAGTAGCGCCACCACTCACTTACTCAGGAATGacaagatgatgatgatgatgatgatcacaAATTAATACTTTTGCTAGCTAGCTAAGCTAgcttctaattaattaataatattgtcaATCATCCAGCTCATTCATCcccctagctagctagctagcttcttaattataacaatttcattatttatactattcactatacatagatagatagatatagatattaattagtattcatatatattagttttcaaTGTTATAAACAACTCATTCGATCTGGATTACTTTTGTTCATGTTTCTCCATGCATGCATGtgatcaatatattaatttctgaaaaacattaattaattcaacGTCTCTCCTCTTCTACAAATTAAGAGAGTGAGTCTAGGAGAAGACTATCACCTCCTACCAAAACATATTTTGCAAATCAAAATTGAGTTTGATTATATCACTATCATCCCATTATAATTAAAAGTACGTAATTCTTCTATGTGATAATTAGAACGTCTTGGAATGAAATGAATGACTAATAATTAATGAGGttgttaattgattaaaattagcTAGCTagttaaatcattttatttaatagctagctagctagctaggctAATTCATTCTACCATCTCAAGTGGGTCGTGTAATCATCAGGATAATTCATGTTTAAACGATAATACTTAATTACTCagttgtaataaataataaaccctgaatataaagaaaaaaataaaatagaataagtgaaatttaaaaataaaaaagagtatGAGGacgtatttatatatttgatcgATTGATTGACATGAACCAATTCCCGGTAGGGTAGGAGGGAATCGATAGCTAGCTTAGATTTGAAGTGAGAGAGATtagtgtgtgtgtgtgtgtgtgctAACTATTAATTAAGATTACGTTGAGAAGAGGCGCGCAAAAATGGAAGTATCATCGGTTCAGAAGCTCTGTGAATACGTACGTGATCAGTTTAGACATGCGCGCGCGCAGAACACTGTTGTTGTTACATATTCTTACTTAATTAAATgtcgatcgatcgatcgattgATTCATCATAtatcgatcgatcgatcgatcgattCATCATAtatcgatcgatcgatcgattCATCATATATCGATCGATCGTCTACTTCTTCCTTcgatttcataatttatatatatggatCTGTTGCATTGC
It encodes the following:
- the LOC124927597 gene encoding translation initiation factor IF-2-like, with amino-acid sequence MSYDQQQQLLPPPPPTLLYPYGEPAAQTITRPYSNPRTTTTTGSFGSVFIVLSVIIVISLLACFLGRFCSRHPKPASNNPKKGKKNDQKSLKQSHSVHPKDGDIEFGLGKGGPPGRLGPVPKMPMSKAESKNGPRPAGRGHGDFEFDFGKKPKFQGQHINGDPRAAPGANAGVPGAGETRFVQHYGGGGP
- the LOC124925302 gene encoding protein PLANT CADMIUM RESISTANCE 4-like; its protein translation is MMHHHHHQAAGSSTSVPHYLSPQQRQDNLVYPPPPPQPSPSPSPPPPPHHLTTAASSPNYPYPPIPGPSLLEPSPPQKEQQLQLQPYHQPQAQQQQQQQQQQQQQQAYGWANPDFNPPPPPLYPEIRQSWSTGLCDCCDDTNSCCLSCFFPCVVFGKIAEIIDEGNTNCTSHCTIFSILSCLLYPTIYSAYLYGGQACCGMEGEALSVLAWYSAPFPYTCFFRQRLRRKYYLREAPLWDWVAHFFCMPCSLSQEYRELQTRGFLVSAGWEQNVENQSRGLSMAQVAPPLTYSGMTR